One window of Methanobacterium alkalithermotolerans genomic DNA carries:
- a CDS encoding ParA family protein has translation MGEIISIINQKGGCGKTTTTVNLSTALALLDKKVLVIDMDPQGNATTGFGIQKADLEKTIYTVLSRKDATSEAIIPTMVEGLYILPSNIALSGAEVELSREIGYHSILEETLKEIKELFDYILIDVPPSLGILTLNALVASDSVIIPIQAEYYALEGMADLIKTMNLIEERLQSPSPIKGILMTLYDSRTRLGRDVHQEVKNFFGEREYIFKTTIPRNVRLAEAPSYGKPCILYDSESSGTISYMKLAQELLKLEEE, from the coding sequence ATGGGAGAAATAATTTCAATAATAAATCAAAAGGGGGGCTGTGGTAAGACTACCACTACGGTGAATCTATCCACTGCCCTGGCCCTCTTAGATAAAAAGGTACTGGTGATTGACATGGATCCCCAGGGTAATGCCACCACCGGTTTTGGTATTCAAAAAGCGGACCTGGAAAAAACCATATACACCGTACTAAGCCGGAAAGATGCCACCTCAGAGGCTATAATCCCTACCATGGTGGAGGGACTATATATCCTGCCCAGCAATATCGCCCTTTCCGGGGCAGAAGTGGAACTGAGTAGAGAAATAGGGTATCATTCCATTTTAGAGGAAACATTAAAGGAAATTAAGGAACTTTTTGACTACATACTGATAGATGTACCTCCCTCCCTGGGCATACTAACCTTAAATGCTCTTGTGGCCTCTGATAGTGTTATTATACCCATACAGGCTGAGTATTATGCCCTGGAGGGAATGGCGGATTTAATTAAAACTATGAATCTTATTGAAGAGCGATTGCAGAGTCCATCTCCTATTAAAGGTATTTTAATGACACTTTATGATTCCCGCACCCGTTTAGGTCGAGATGTTCACCAGGAGGTTAAAAACTTCTTTGGTGAGAGGGAGTACATATTTAAAACCACCATACCCCGTAATGTACGTTTAGCTGAGGCCCCCAGTTATGGAAAACCCTGCATACTCTATGACTCCGAGAGCAGTGGTACCATTTCCTATATGAAACTGGCCCAGGAACTCCTTAAACTGGAGGAAGAATAA